A single genomic interval of Sphingopyxis sp. CCNWLW2 harbors:
- a CDS encoding TonB-dependent receptor domain-containing protein, whose amino-acid sequence MSKRRYLLSSLALGALVAVSAPAYAEARQVQQFDIPAQDLGGALRAFARASGVQVIFDGKAVRGKRSETLRRRSGAEEALRELLRGTGLTYRRDGKIFVISPMRRIAQLPAETASAAPIAAAPEALVREISDGNEIIVTAQRKEEKITDVPIAMTALSGDALDDRKIEGGSELLRAVPNVSFSKTNFSMYNFSIRGIGTQSISASSDPAVAVSFNSTPLVRNRLFEAEFFDLQRVEVLRGPQGTLYGRNATAGVVNMIPALPEADFGGEIKGEVGNYSTRRLSGMLNIPLGDTLGVRVAGIMTKRDGYDYNSFFQTRVNGRDLWSTRATVAWEPSDSFRANVIWQHFEEDDNRLRTGKQLCTTDPGAAKVGNVAVTDVNLRGRIGQGCLPGSLYDDAAFGTPNGSALVYLYHPSEGMNVGTLRRPGQPNRVLPQVKIRNPLAGVTQSRNLREISSNYDPIFRAKNDVVQFNMEFKPSEALQFISQTAYSRDRFFSSQDYNRFVTVPLFEDSAQPNLFIGNRPIDSANYPGPTPGGIFCDPQLGCSDRMISADLNHSRNRQWSQEFRLQSSFDGPVNFLAGANYLDFKSQDNYYVFNNMFTLIAERQYSSTPPLGPGSVPGRGLLPCELGNEDRECPYVDPNPLDSLNNQGHNYFLSQNGVRIKSWAAFGEAYWNINEDLKLTLGARYTKDKKRADQVPSQLLLGGGINNPSGPAFVGDITGGRVNSGYPALDDIVQSWGRFTGRAVLDWKPDLNFTDDTLIYASVSRGYKGGGVNPPRIDFNPNVVQFQFLPQTFRPEYVNAFEIGTKNSFDGGRFTLNATGFFYDYKDFQVSQIVDRIAYNENFNATSWGLEFEAAWRPSRAFRVDANLGYLKTRLGKGAQSIDVMNRTQGDPDWVVLRPWLQVPSNCIAPSALVERILARGGGAVALAALCPGADRLGSYAPDRRANGPDFWRLYGVTYNPLAPYDPTKVGVIVPFDPANPNAWKGATSGAPNGGRGFYADLTGNELPNAPRLTANIGAQYTFFIEGGDWELTFRGDYYRQSKSYGRVYNTEFDRLRAWDNVNVAVTLARSESDFALQFYVKNLFKKTPITGFFVNSDDNGLTTNVFTPDPRIIGLSAAVKF is encoded by the coding sequence ATGTCCAAACGTCGTTATTTGTTGTCGAGTCTTGCGCTCGGCGCGCTGGTTGCCGTGTCGGCGCCTGCCTATGCTGAAGCGCGCCAGGTTCAGCAGTTTGATATTCCGGCCCAGGATCTGGGCGGCGCATTGCGTGCTTTCGCGCGCGCGTCGGGGGTGCAGGTAATTTTCGACGGCAAGGCGGTGCGCGGCAAGCGCAGCGAGACCTTGCGGCGCCGGTCGGGCGCCGAGGAGGCGCTCCGCGAACTGCTGCGCGGGACGGGCCTGACCTATCGCCGCGACGGAAAGATATTCGTCATCAGCCCGATGCGCCGGATCGCGCAGCTTCCGGCGGAAACGGCGAGCGCCGCGCCGATAGCCGCTGCGCCCGAGGCACTGGTCCGGGAGATCAGCGACGGCAACGAAATCATCGTGACGGCGCAGCGGAAGGAAGAGAAGATCACCGACGTGCCGATCGCGATGACGGCGCTGTCGGGCGATGCGCTCGATGATCGCAAGATCGAGGGCGGGTCGGAACTGCTGCGCGCGGTTCCCAACGTCAGTTTCTCCAAAACCAATTTCAGCATGTATAATTTCTCGATCCGCGGAATTGGCACGCAATCGATTTCGGCGTCGAGCGACCCGGCGGTCGCAGTGAGTTTCAACTCGACCCCTCTCGTTCGCAATCGCCTGTTCGAAGCCGAATTTTTCGATTTGCAGCGCGTCGAAGTGCTCCGCGGCCCGCAAGGCACGCTTTACGGTCGAAACGCGACAGCGGGCGTGGTGAACATGATCCCCGCGCTGCCCGAGGCTGACTTCGGCGGCGAGATAAAGGGCGAGGTCGGAAATTATTCAACCAGGCGCCTCAGCGGCATGCTCAACATTCCCTTGGGCGATACATTGGGCGTTCGTGTCGCAGGCATTATGACCAAGCGCGATGGTTATGATTATAACAGCTTTTTTCAAACCCGCGTAAATGGCCGCGACCTGTGGTCGACGCGCGCCACCGTGGCTTGGGAGCCCAGCGACAGTTTTCGCGCCAATGTGATCTGGCAGCATTTCGAGGAAGACGACAACCGTCTGCGCACTGGCAAGCAACTCTGCACCACGGATCCGGGCGCGGCAAAAGTTGGAAATGTGGCGGTTACCGACGTCAATCTTCGCGGGCGCATAGGTCAAGGCTGTCTGCCGGGGTCGCTTTATGATGATGCGGCATTCGGCACGCCCAACGGTTCGGCGCTCGTATATCTGTACCATCCCAGTGAAGGCATGAATGTCGGCACCCTGCGACGGCCAGGCCAGCCTAATCGGGTACTGCCGCAGGTAAAGATCCGCAATCCGCTCGCCGGCGTGACACAATCGCGAAATTTGCGCGAAATTTCATCAAATTATGATCCGATATTCCGGGCAAAAAATGATGTCGTCCAATTCAATATGGAATTCAAGCCGTCAGAGGCGCTGCAGTTTATTTCACAAACAGCTTATTCTCGGGACCGCTTTTTCTCGTCCCAAGATTATAACCGTTTTGTCACTGTTCCATTGTTCGAGGATTCGGCTCAACCAAATTTGTTCATTGGTAACAGGCCGATAGATTCTGCAAATTATCCGGGTCCCACCCCGGGAGGGATATTTTGCGACCCGCAACTGGGGTGCTCGGATCGCATGATCTCAGCCGACTTGAATCACTCAAGAAACAGGCAATGGTCACAAGAGTTTCGGCTTCAGTCCAGTTTCGACGGGCCGGTAAATTTTCTTGCCGGCGCGAACTATCTCGATTTCAAGTCCCAAGACAATTATTATGTATTCAACAATATGTTCACGCTGATCGCGGAACGGCAATATAGCAGCACCCCTCCCCTCGGCCCCGGTAGTGTTCCTGGAAGAGGCCTGCTTCCGTGCGAACTCGGTAATGAAGACAGGGAGTGCCCCTATGTCGATCCAAATCCGCTCGATAGCTTGAACAATCAGGGCCATAATTATTTCCTGAGTCAGAATGGCGTTCGTATAAAATCCTGGGCGGCTTTTGGCGAAGCCTATTGGAATATCAATGAAGACCTCAAGCTGACGCTTGGCGCCCGTTATACAAAGGACAAAAAGCGCGCAGATCAGGTTCCTAGCCAATTGCTGCTCGGTGGAGGAATCAATAATCCGTCGGGGCCGGCATTTGTGGGAGACATCACCGGCGGCCGCGTCAATAGCGGATATCCTGCGCTGGACGATATCGTGCAGTCCTGGGGCCGTTTCACCGGGCGGGCGGTGCTCGACTGGAAGCCGGATCTGAATTTTACCGATGACACGCTGATCTACGCCTCGGTCTCGCGCGGATACAAGGGCGGCGGGGTCAATCCACCCCGCATCGATTTCAATCCGAATGTGGTGCAGTTCCAGTTTCTGCCGCAAACTTTCAGGCCGGAATATGTCAATGCATTTGAAATCGGCACGAAGAACAGTTTCGATGGCGGGCGCTTCACACTGAATGCCACCGGCTTCTTTTACGACTATAAGGATTTTCAGGTTTCCCAGATCGTCGATCGCATCGCCTATAACGAGAATTTCAATGCGACGAGTTGGGGACTGGAATTCGAGGCGGCCTGGCGGCCCTCCCGTGCTTTCCGTGTCGACGCCAATCTGGGCTATCTCAAGACCCGGCTGGGCAAGGGGGCGCAGTCGATCGACGTGATGAACCGTACGCAGGGGGACCCCGACTGGGTCGTGCTGCGCCCCTGGCTGCAGGTTCCGTCGAACTGCATTGCGCCGAGCGCGTTGGTTGAACGAATTCTGGCCAGAGGCGGCGGCGCGGTTGCCCTTGCGGCTCTATGTCCCGGAGCCGATCGTCTCGGCAGCTATGCACCCGACAGAAGGGCCAATGGTCCTGATTTCTGGCGGTTGTATGGCGTTACCTATAATCCGCTGGCGCCCTACGATCCGACCAAGGTGGGGGTCATTGTTCCCTTCGATCCCGCCAATCCGAATGCCTGGAAGGGTGCAACAAGTGGCGCGCCCAATGGCGGCCGCGGCTTCTATGCCGATCTGACCGGCAATGAACTGCCCAATGCTCCGCGCCTTACGGCCAATATCGGCGCTCAATATACTTTCTTTATCGAAGGTGGTGATTGGGAACTGACGTTCCGCGGTGACTATTATCGACAGTCGAAAAGCTATGGCCGGGTTTATAACACGGAGTTCGACAGGCTTCGTGCTTGGGACAATGTCAACGTAGCCGTCACGCTGGCCCGTTCGGAATCCGATTTCGCGCTCCAGTTCTATGTCAAAAACCTGTTCAAAAAGACGCCAATTACCGGCTTCTTTGTAAATAGCGATGACAATGGGCTTACCACCAATGTGTTTACGCCCGATCCGCGCATCATTGGTCTTAGCGCGGCAGTCAAGTTCTGA
- the recJ gene encoding single-stranded-DNA-specific exonuclease RecJ — MSEAALGITHSIKGQPWHWRRASADMAAENLAPDDLVTQLLLARGVTRDDLDRQRTPTLRGFMPDPSLFRDMDAAAARLADAVERKEAVTIFGDYDVDGATSAALLVRLLRGLGLPAGAYIPDRLMEGYGPSGAALVKIGEAGSKLVVTVDCGAQAFDAIAEAKAAGVEVIVVDHHQCATTLPVAFALVNPNRLDEEPDAAIHGNLAAVGVAFLLGAALLRTLRARGFFATRDEPALIDLLDLVALGTVADVARLTGFNRALVTQGLKVMARRGNTGLAALMDAARLTKPPSASDMGFALGPRINAGGRVGKSDLGVRLLTTSDPQEAADIAVELNRLNEERRAIEAAVLEQAIDASAACGNAPVAIVAGQGWHPGVIGIVAGRLKERLHRPAIVIALDEDGVGKGSGRSISGVDLGAAILAAKETGLLVAGGGHAMAAGLTVAADKVDALGAYLNDRLAADVERASGDKSLLIDAVLAPRGINPLWCDAIESAGPYGAGWPAPRVATGPVRIVESGIVGTDHVRLIVSGDDGARFKAVAFRSAETELGQALLHARGSRKLWLAGRAKRDDWGSRPAAELHLEDAAWAD, encoded by the coding sequence ATGAGCGAAGCGGCGCTGGGCATTACGCACTCGATCAAGGGCCAGCCGTGGCACTGGCGGCGCGCGAGCGCCGACATGGCGGCCGAGAATCTCGCGCCCGACGATCTCGTCACGCAATTGCTGCTCGCGCGCGGCGTGACGCGCGACGACCTCGATCGCCAGCGCACGCCGACCTTGCGCGGCTTCATGCCCGACCCGTCGCTGTTCCGCGACATGGATGCCGCCGCCGCGCGGCTTGCCGATGCGGTCGAGCGCAAGGAAGCGGTGACGATCTTCGGCGATTATGACGTCGATGGCGCGACCTCGGCGGCTTTGCTCGTGCGGCTGCTGCGCGGGCTCGGGCTGCCCGCGGGCGCCTATATCCCCGACCGGTTGATGGAGGGTTATGGCCCCTCGGGCGCCGCGCTCGTCAAGATCGGCGAGGCGGGGTCGAAACTCGTCGTCACGGTCGATTGCGGGGCGCAGGCGTTCGACGCGATTGCCGAAGCCAAGGCGGCGGGGGTCGAGGTGATCGTCGTCGACCATCATCAATGCGCGACGACGCTGCCCGTGGCCTTCGCGCTGGTGAACCCGAACCGGCTCGACGAGGAGCCCGACGCCGCGATCCACGGCAATCTTGCCGCGGTCGGCGTCGCCTTCCTGCTTGGCGCGGCGCTGCTCCGCACGCTGCGCGCACGCGGTTTCTTTGCCACCCGCGACGAGCCCGCGCTGATCGACCTGCTCGATCTTGTCGCACTCGGCACCGTCGCCGACGTCGCGCGGCTCACCGGCTTCAACCGCGCGCTCGTGACACAAGGGCTGAAGGTGATGGCGCGGCGCGGCAACACCGGCCTCGCGGCGCTGATGGACGCCGCGCGCCTCACCAAGCCGCCGAGCGCGAGCGATATGGGCTTTGCGCTCGGCCCCAGGATCAATGCGGGCGGGCGCGTTGGCAAGTCGGACCTTGGCGTGCGGCTCCTCACCACGAGCGACCCACAGGAAGCCGCCGACATCGCGGTCGAACTCAACCGGCTGAACGAGGAGCGGCGCGCGATCGAGGCCGCGGTACTCGAGCAGGCGATCGATGCGAGCGCGGCGTGCGGCAACGCCCCGGTCGCGATCGTCGCCGGGCAGGGATGGCACCCCGGGGTGATCGGCATCGTCGCCGGGCGGCTGAAAGAACGGCTGCACCGCCCCGCGATCGTCATCGCGCTCGACGAGGACGGCGTTGGTAAGGGATCGGGGCGCTCGATTTCGGGCGTCGACCTTGGCGCCGCGATCCTCGCGGCGAAGGAGACGGGGCTGCTCGTCGCCGGTGGCGGGCATGCGATGGCGGCGGGGCTGACCGTGGCGGCGGACAAGGTCGACGCGCTCGGCGCTTATCTGAACGACCGCCTTGCCGCCGACGTCGAGCGCGCGAGCGGCGACAAGTCGCTGCTCATCGACGCGGTGCTCGCGCCGCGCGGGATCAACCCTTTGTGGTGCGACGCAATCGAGAGCGCGGGACCGTATGGCGCCGGCTGGCCCGCGCCGCGCGTCGCGACCGGGCCGGTGCGGATCGTCGAATCGGGGATCGTCGGCACCGACCATGTCCGCCTGATCGTGTCGGGCGACGATGGCGCGCGCTTCAAGGCGGTCGCGTTCCGCAGCGCCGAGACCGAACTGGGTCAGGCGTTGCTCCACGCACGCGGCAGCCGCAAGCTGTGGCTCGCGGGCCGCGCGAAACGCGACGACTGGGGCAGCCGCCCCGCCGCCGAACTCCACCTCGAGGACGCAGCCTGGGCCGACTGA
- a CDS encoding VOC family protein, giving the protein MYSHTTIGVDDFASAEPFYDAIMAVLGHPGFARQSEGKGYGTPTGPKVFVGPAFNGEPASVGNGTHIAFIAADRATVDAFHAAALANGGSDEGAPGLRPHYHANYYAAYVRDPEGNKLQAVCHSRRG; this is encoded by the coding sequence ATGTACAGCCACACCACGATCGGCGTCGACGATTTCGCCAGCGCCGAACCCTTTTACGACGCGATCATGGCGGTGCTCGGGCATCCCGGATTCGCGCGGCAGAGCGAAGGCAAGGGCTATGGCACGCCGACCGGCCCCAAGGTCTTCGTCGGCCCCGCCTTTAATGGCGAACCGGCGTCGGTCGGCAATGGCACCCACATCGCCTTCATCGCCGCCGACCGGGCAACGGTCGATGCCTTTCATGCCGCGGCGCTTGCCAACGGCGGCAGCGACGAGGGCGCGCCGGGGCTCCGCCCGCATTATCACGCCAACTATTACGCCGCCTATGTCCGCGATCCGGAAGGCAACAAGCTGCAGGCGGTATGCCATTCGCGGCGCGGATAA
- a CDS encoding RNA polymerase sigma factor, with amino-acid sequence MTAEPASELERLTRKFRPPLIAFFSRRVASLAEAEDMTQEVFLRLSNAQRGDEETSAAYIFRIAANLVTDRARHDRVRRNFADAVRSDASAGVDGFDPFRIASARESISILWAAIQALPEPTQQIFILYRVENIPKQTIADNFGFHLRTVDKHISRALVFLARRMERRP; translated from the coding sequence GTGACGGCGGAACCTGCCTCCGAACTGGAGCGGTTGACCCGGAAGTTCCGGCCGCCGCTGATCGCCTTTTTTTCCCGGCGCGTTGCCAGCCTCGCGGAAGCCGAAGACATGACTCAGGAGGTTTTTTTGCGGTTATCAAACGCGCAAAGAGGCGACGAAGAGACGAGTGCCGCCTATATCTTCCGGATCGCCGCCAATTTGGTGACGGATCGGGCGCGCCACGACCGCGTGCGCCGGAACTTCGCGGACGCGGTGCGAAGCGACGCCAGCGCCGGCGTCGACGGTTTTGACCCCTTTCGGATTGCTTCGGCGCGCGAATCGATTTCGATCTTATGGGCCGCGATTCAAGCGCTTCCCGAACCGACGCAGCAGATTTTCATATTGTACCGCGTCGAGAATATTCCGAAGCAGACGATCGCCGATAATTTCGGATTTCACCTCCGCACCGTCGACAAACATATTTCGCGCGCGCTGGTCTTCCTCGCGCGCCGCATGGAGCGGCGGCCATGA
- a CDS encoding FecR family protein has product MIVPQNDNDRVAEREEQAAAWCLLIADRALTVSEQTAFDEWLAADERHAHHFEQMVTVWQGTDAIAEMPGFLSLRAEALTAMEKARRAAEPAPTRRRAVATMAALAMVTGMGAWYWSERPDVYSTEVGERRIVRLDDGSSVSLDAASQMSVSFTDHRRAIILDRGRAKFDVAKDPLRPFTVTAGSQSVVAIGTSFSVELLRDQLRVLLFEGQVAVVPRGAAARHIKARLPATQATTQLLPGQELVASLSSGATEILPVDAGRSLGWEGGQVDFVDMPLSDAVERINRYAASPIVLRDAAAGRHLVNGVFDAGDADSFVKGVTSLYPLAAHEEGGKIIIETVNSNNDEEKMDQR; this is encoded by the coding sequence ATGATTGTTCCGCAGAATGACAATGATCGCGTCGCCGAGCGGGAGGAACAGGCGGCGGCCTGGTGCCTGCTCATCGCCGACCGGGCGCTGACCGTCAGCGAACAAACCGCCTTCGACGAATGGCTGGCGGCGGATGAGCGCCACGCCCACCATTTCGAACAGATGGTGACGGTGTGGCAGGGAACCGACGCGATCGCCGAAATGCCCGGCTTCCTGTCGCTCCGCGCCGAGGCTTTGACCGCGATGGAAAAAGCGCGCCGCGCGGCAGAACCCGCTCCGACGCGCCGCCGGGCTGTCGCGACGATGGCCGCGCTCGCGATGGTCACGGGCATGGGCGCCTGGTATTGGAGCGAGAGACCCGACGTCTATTCCACCGAGGTCGGCGAGCGGCGGATCGTCCGGCTCGACGACGGGTCGAGTGTCTCGCTCGATGCCGCCAGCCAGATGTCGGTATCCTTCACCGACCATCGCCGCGCGATCATACTCGATCGCGGCCGGGCCAAGTTCGACGTCGCAAAGGACCCGCTCCGGCCGTTTACCGTGACCGCGGGGTCGCAATCGGTGGTGGCGATCGGGACGAGTTTCAGCGTCGAGCTGCTGCGCGACCAGCTCCGTGTCCTGTTGTTCGAAGGGCAGGTTGCCGTCGTTCCGCGCGGCGCGGCCGCAAGGCATATCAAGGCGCGGCTGCCGGCCACGCAGGCGACGACCCAGCTTTTGCCCGGGCAGGAACTGGTTGCCAGTCTTTCGTCGGGCGCGACGGAAATCCTCCCCGTCGATGCGGGACGCTCGCTGGGGTGGGAAGGCGGGCAGGTCGATTTCGTCGATATGCCGCTGAGCGACGCGGTCGAGCGGATCAATCGGTACGCGGCATCGCCGATCGTCCTTCGCGATGCGGCCGCCGGCCGTCATCTGGTCAATGGCGTGTTCGATGCGGGCGACGCCGACAGTTTCGTCAAGGGCGTGACCTCGCTCTATCCGCTGGCCGCGCACGAAGAGGGCGGCAAAATCATTATCGAAACTGTAAATTCGAATAACGACGAAGAAAAAATGGACCAAAGATAA